In Kryptolebias marmoratus isolate JLee-2015 linkage group LG4, ASM164957v2, whole genome shotgun sequence, the following proteins share a genomic window:
- the ddi2 gene encoding protein DDI1 homolog 2 isoform X2 produces MLVTVFCAPRDRPETTFALDVSPELELRDFVALCELESGIPAGEIQITYVEQPLKDPTRALGTYGVKDGDVVVLRQADRRPPQTQPAFPGLPRIDFRSITVPGTSSSSSSSSSSSQRAPIRPQQQPPPPPQQPPQPQQQLQQLQPPQRAAQPSTPMAFRGPSPQGLDNPALLQQMLLSNPHELSLLKERNPPLAEALLSGDLERFTKVLLEQQQDRAKREQERIRLLTADPFDLEAQAKIEEEIRQHNVEENMTIAMEEAPESFGQVVMLYINCKVNGHPVKAFVDSGAQMTIMSQACAERCNIMRLVDRRWAGIAKGVGTQKIIGRVHLAQVQIEGDFLPCSFSILEDQPMDMLLGLDMLKRHQCAIDLKKNLLVIGTTGTETRFLSEAELPDCARLAYGAEGHEDARPDEIADRELAEALQRSVQESGQH; encoded by the exons ATGCTGGTCACCGTTTTCTGTGCGCCGAGGGATCGCCCAGAAACCACCTTTGCCCTCGACGTGTCCCCGGAGCTGGAGCTGAGGGACTTTGTAGCACTTTGCGAACTGGAGTCAGGGATCCCTGCTGGAGAAATTCAG ATCACATATGTAGAGCAGCCCCTGAAAGACCCCACCCGTGCCTTGGGGACTTACGGTGTTAAGGACGGCGATGTGGTGGTTCTCCGACAAGCTGACAGAAGGCCTCCACAAACCCAGCCGGCCTTTCCAG GCTTGCCCCGTATTGACTTTCGTTCCATCACTGTCCCgggcacctcctcctcctcctcctcttcctcctcatccagTCAACGTGCTCCCATAAGGCCGCAGcagcagccgccgccgccgcctcagCAGCCGCcgcagccgcagcagcagctgcagcagctgcagccgcCTCAGCGCGCCGCACAGCCTTCCACGCCGATGGCCTTTCGTGGCCCCTCCCCTCAGGGCCTGGACAACCCTGCCTTACTTCAGCAGATGCTATTATCCAATCCACATGAGCTCTCACTCCTAAAGGAGAGGAACCCTCCGCTAGCCGAGGCCCTGCTGAGCGGAGATTTAG AGCGTTTCACCAAAGTGCTGCTGGAGCAACAGCAGGATCGAGCCAAAAGGGAGCAAGAGCGAATCAGGCTTCTGACCGCTGACCCTTTTGATTTGGAAGCTCAGGCAAAGATTGAGGAGGAAATCAG GCAGCACAATGTGGAAGAGAACATGACAATTGCAATGGAGGAAGCCCCAGAAAGCTTTGGACAGGTGGTTATGCTGTACATTAACTGCAAAGTCAATGGCCACCCTGTGAAAGCTTTTGTTGACTCAG gaGCCCAGATGACCATCATGAGCCAGGCGTGTGCGGAGCGCTGTAACATCATGCGACTGGTGGACCGGCGATGGGCGGGGATCGCCAAAGGAGTGGGCACTCAGAAGATCATTGGCCGAGTTCACTTGG CTCAGGTCCAAATCGAGGGAGACTTTCTCCCTTGTTCTTTCTCGATCTTGGAGGACCAGCCAATGGACATGCTGCTGGGCCTGGACATGCTGAAGAGACACCAG TGCGCGATCGACCTGAAGAAGAACTTGCTTGTGATCGGCACCACGGGCACCGAAACGCGCTTCCTGTCCGAGGCGGAGCTGCCGGACTGTGCCCGACTGGCGTACGGGGCGGAAGGACATGAGGACGCCCGTCCAGACGAGATCGCCGACAGAGAACTGGCCGAGGCGCTGCAGCGATCCGTGCAGGAAAGCG GACAGCACTGA
- the ddi2 gene encoding protein DDI1 homolog 2 isoform X1: MLVTVFCAPRDRPETTFALDVSPELELRDFVALCELESGIPAGEIQITYVEQPLKDPTRALGTYGVKDGDVVVLRQADRRPPQTQPAFPGLPRIDFRSITVPGTSSSSSSSSSSSQRAPIRPQQQPPPPPQQPPQPQQQLQQLQPPQRAAQPSTPMAFRGPSPQGLDNPALLQQMLLSNPHELSLLKERNPPLAEALLSGDLERFTKVLLEQQQDRAKREQERIRLLTADPFDLEAQAKIEEEIRQHNVEENMTIAMEEAPESFGQVVMLYINCKVNGHPVKAFVDSGAQMTIMSQACAERCNIMRLVDRRWAGIAKGVGTQKIIGRVHLAQVQIEGDFLPCSFSILEDQPMDMLLGLDMLKRHQCAIDLKKNLLVIGTTGTETRFLSEAELPDCARLAYGAEGHEDARPDEIADRELAEALQRSVQESDTADGQTTSLQPPPFPLPEPLDQMSSSASPSQGPSCGQLQNPTLDQSRPAPANMEQALAPGLQDPPQPSSPAADSPPLQSVQPHPLPLRSDPSDPPVPSQSSQMSHTCTPPAEMSTAASQDPGGEVEPTEGDVGTDEVESSAMHTTPEDLSPSQPMEQEAAHAGAADSTETCPTAPSQPESVEMECPSVSRGATSAERDQPDGERRPSSDNIPSLAAALKELHELLVSNNQAQSQNRSASCSPSYLCGQDSDKASSEPSTPTPENTQSAPSTAIAADAETSDAKANYAAAAASDEEPSQCLAPDLPGQEERLSAGTAEATVEEQGPPRGPDGSEETAEDEQERDESNNIRISQPEPEASPGPEPVPEFREPPEGQPGGEDADAQASGPNIQDNIQTERTFLSPLSVEVDSPEDVSSASVSSAPLLTQAPQPLTPAPLPPSPHPFTEPFPAEHIQRIQAAGFSAREAVEALEQAHGVVEIALLALLARSITVPT, translated from the exons ATGCTGGTCACCGTTTTCTGTGCGCCGAGGGATCGCCCAGAAACCACCTTTGCCCTCGACGTGTCCCCGGAGCTGGAGCTGAGGGACTTTGTAGCACTTTGCGAACTGGAGTCAGGGATCCCTGCTGGAGAAATTCAG ATCACATATGTAGAGCAGCCCCTGAAAGACCCCACCCGTGCCTTGGGGACTTACGGTGTTAAGGACGGCGATGTGGTGGTTCTCCGACAAGCTGACAGAAGGCCTCCACAAACCCAGCCGGCCTTTCCAG GCTTGCCCCGTATTGACTTTCGTTCCATCACTGTCCCgggcacctcctcctcctcctcctcttcctcctcatccagTCAACGTGCTCCCATAAGGCCGCAGcagcagccgccgccgccgcctcagCAGCCGCcgcagccgcagcagcagctgcagcagctgcagccgcCTCAGCGCGCCGCACAGCCTTCCACGCCGATGGCCTTTCGTGGCCCCTCCCCTCAGGGCCTGGACAACCCTGCCTTACTTCAGCAGATGCTATTATCCAATCCACATGAGCTCTCACTCCTAAAGGAGAGGAACCCTCCGCTAGCCGAGGCCCTGCTGAGCGGAGATTTAG AGCGTTTCACCAAAGTGCTGCTGGAGCAACAGCAGGATCGAGCCAAAAGGGAGCAAGAGCGAATCAGGCTTCTGACCGCTGACCCTTTTGATTTGGAAGCTCAGGCAAAGATTGAGGAGGAAATCAG GCAGCACAATGTGGAAGAGAACATGACAATTGCAATGGAGGAAGCCCCAGAAAGCTTTGGACAGGTGGTTATGCTGTACATTAACTGCAAAGTCAATGGCCACCCTGTGAAAGCTTTTGTTGACTCAG gaGCCCAGATGACCATCATGAGCCAGGCGTGTGCGGAGCGCTGTAACATCATGCGACTGGTGGACCGGCGATGGGCGGGGATCGCCAAAGGAGTGGGCACTCAGAAGATCATTGGCCGAGTTCACTTGG CTCAGGTCCAAATCGAGGGAGACTTTCTCCCTTGTTCTTTCTCGATCTTGGAGGACCAGCCAATGGACATGCTGCTGGGCCTGGACATGCTGAAGAGACACCAG TGCGCGATCGACCTGAAGAAGAACTTGCTTGTGATCGGCACCACGGGCACCGAAACGCGCTTCCTGTCCGAGGCGGAGCTGCCGGACTGTGCCCGACTGGCGTACGGGGCGGAAGGACATGAGGACGCCCGTCCAGACGAGATCGCCGACAGAGAACTGGCCGAGGCGCTGCAGCGATCCGTGCAGGAAAGCG ACACTGCAGATGGACAAACTACCTCACTGCAGCCCCCACCATTTCCATTACCCGAACCTTTAGACCAAATGTCCTCCTCCGCCTCTCCTTCCCAAGGCCCTTCCTGTGGTCAACTGCAAAACCCGACCCTGGATCAGTCTCGGCCTGCCCCGGCCAACATGGAGCAGGCGCTGGCACCTGGTCTCCAGGATCCTCCTCAGCCTTCGTCCCCGGCAGCAGATTCTCCTCCACTCCAGAGTGTCCAGCCTCACCCTCTGCCTCTCCGTAGTGACCCCAGTGACCCCCCTGTACCCAGTCAATCATCCCAAATGTCCCATACTTGTACTCCTCCTGCAGAAATGTCCACAGCAGCGTCCCAGGATCCGGGGGGTGAGGTAGAGCCCACAGAGGGGGATGTTGGAACTGATGAGGTGGAAAGCAGCGCCATGCACACCACACCAGAGGACCTTTCGCCCAGTCAGCCCATGGAGCAGGAGGCGGCTCATGCGGGAGCCGCCGATTCTACAGAGACCTGTCCAACGGCTCCGAGCCAACCAGAGTCTGTGGAAATGGAGTGTCCCTCTGTCTCCCGTGGTGCGACGTCCGCTGAGAGGGACCAGCCTGACGGAGAGCGCCGGCCCAGCTCTGACAACATCCCGTCCCTGGCAGCTGCTCTGAAGGAGCTCCACGAGCTGCTGGTGTCCAACAACCAAGCTCAGTCGCAAAACCGCAGCGCCTCCTGCTCCCCATCGTATCTGTGTGGACAGGACTCGGACAAAGCGTCCTCTGAGCCAAGTACCCCAACGCCCGAAAATACCCAGTCTGCTCCCTCTACTGCCATCGCAGCTGATGCAGAAACAAGTGATGCCAAAGCTAActatgctgctgctgctgcgtctgATGAGGAACCATCTCAGTGTCTTGCGCCTGACCTCCCTGGTCAGGAGGAGCGTCTCAGCGCGGGGACAGCAGAAGCAACTGTGGAGGAGCAAGGACCACCACGGGGCCCAGATGGCTCCGAGGAGACGGCAGAAGACGAACAAGAGCGAGACGAGAGCAACAACATCAGGATCTCTCAGCCTGAGCCAGAGGCTTCCCCGGGTCCTGAGCCCGTCCCTGAGTTCAGGGAGCCACCCGAGGGGCAGCCCGGAGGAGAGGACGCAGACGCACAAGCCTCTGGCCCCAACATCCAAGATAACATCCAGACTGAGCGCACTTTCCTCAGCCCTTTGTCGGTGGAAGTCGACTCTCCGGAGGACGTCTCAAGCGCCTCCGTCTCCTCCGCTCCTCTTCTCACTCAGGCCCCGCAGCCTTTAACCCCGGCCCCGCTCCCTCCCTCTCCGCATCCCTTTACAGAACCGTTTCCAGCCGAGCACATCCAGAGAATCCAGGCAGCGGGCTTTTCTGCCAGGGAGGCTGTGGAGGCGCTGGAACAAGCCCACGGGGTGGTGGAGATCGCTCTGCTCGCTCTCCTGGCTCGCAGCATCACTGTGCCCACCTAA